One genomic segment of Arachis duranensis cultivar V14167 chromosome 4, aradu.V14167.gnm2.J7QH, whole genome shotgun sequence includes these proteins:
- the LOC107483801 gene encoding uncharacterized protein LOC107483801 produces the protein MNNRVDLVDKITPWRESWKVHVKVVKLWYHKNPALDLSQNLLHMVLMDEKLNKIQATIRDQLISKFALSLNEGDVYLMTHFTVVPNTGLNRVIKHRFRLLFQYNTSVVSVVSPRIPHLGLCLASMDEIDQMTKDHNFLIDFVGIITGVRKERDVASDGKLVKAVVLEVFADGLFNNPDIPESVEFLSRFSVASYGFSRLVTNDLGYLVSKVDGDYFNPKEISNIQDLHSDNGDSHYLVIGTIKEVMNKPDWWYYTCVWSCRC, from the exons ATGAATAACCGTGTTGATCTGGTGGACAAAATCACTCCGTGGAGAGAATCATGGAAAGTGCATGTTAAAGTTGTGAAGTTGTGGTACCACAAGAATCCTGCTTTGGATCTTTCTCAAAATCTGTTGCATATGGTCTTAATGGATGAGAAG TTAAACAAGATCCAGGCCACCATTAGAGATCAGCTTATATCAAAATTTGCCTTGTCTCTAAATGAAGGGGATGTGTACTTGATGACCCATTTTACAGTTGTACCGAACACCGGTTTGAACAGAGTGATAAAACATCGGTTCAGACTTTTGTTCCAATACAACACCTCTGTTGTTTCTGTGGTATCTCCAAGGATACCTCATTTGGGTCTATGTTTAGCATCAATGGATGAAATTGATCAAATGACAAAGGACCATAATTTCCTCATTG ATTTTGTTGGGATTATTACTGGTGTTCGAAAAGAAAGAGATGTGGCATCAGATGGAAAACTGGTCAAAGCAGTGGTGCTAGAAGTCTTTGCTGATGG GTTATTCAATAATCCTGACATTCCTGAGTCTGTTGAGTTCCTAAGCAG ATTTAGTGTAGCCAGTTATGGATTCTCAAGACTTGTGACCAATGACCTTGGATACTTAGTTTCTAAAGTTGATGGTGATTATTTCAATCCCAAAGAGATCAGTAATATTCAAGATCTTCATTCAGATAATGGG gaTTCTCATTACTTGGTTATTGGGACAATTAAGGAAGTTATGAATAAACCAGATTGGTGGTACTACACGTGTGTGTGGTCATGCCGTTGTTGA